The Nomia melanderi isolate GNS246 chromosome 7, iyNomMela1, whole genome shotgun sequence genome includes a window with the following:
- the LOC116424327 gene encoding uncharacterized protein LOC116424327 isoform X1, which translates to MSVYRRVNYYELCRLCTSSEGNKMNIFREEGRRRQLQSKIQTCLPIQVLEEDSLPKIVCHECIKKLENFIEFRETVVSAEGMLESYFTSLRYSEDFLKEGKVYVKSTEKDRPTTPENEMLKSIEKVPPTAGTQIVNNDQPIQHQQPVVVSNINASNIQIISGVQARVQQYKCAMQMQPGGMAAAVVEATAETHYSYQQQTSQQLSPQSNEAQNQITEQHSPTSQIQQVQNQIQNHGQINQQIQSQRQIPQQMNQSAPIPQQQNQTQVGQQQQQNQSQITQQIQQLQRQQREFEKQHRQLQQIEKQQVQINTPQEFSIKQEPQGQVVHQNNNIILKTEPDAKQNQPIIQKVQSETQKDENNAQNVQTFTTVHSAPEVFLNLGFKDPPLVTQTVREDSKDYKADDAISRNSIGQISEFLRIKSGPEPTSLITVNPQAITQTNTRDTSCKDCGKTFSSMNQLNSHSCSGSSFNSRSSLLQTLLTDATDSGIKEEPLQTNNNSFSCDVCGKPFKRREHLYQHRKLHTGERPFVCTTCAKAFSRKEHLVRHSVSHTGEKMHECEMCGKSFSRKDNLHKHRKTHGVSGPYICETCGKSFVVKHYYLMHLTTHASSTGDGANCQDPLPYKCDLCHKAFSVKQYLTTHKLRHRSKNSNNSGQNSVNGQQQQQQQQQQQQQQQQQQQQQQQQQQQQQQQQANTTNNVNIVGNNVTNTGTLNDNNGHSDNGSTVEIQSVIEKTEEPNGSFDNPYHNNIQEFQ; encoded by the exons GGAGAATTTCATTGAGTTTAGAGAAACTGTTGTCAGTGCAGAGGGTATGCTAGAATCATACTTCACTTCATTACGATATTCTGAAGATTTTCTAAAAGAAGGTAAAGTTTATGTGAAAAGTACAGAGAAGGATAGACCAACAACACcagaaaatgaaatgttaaagtCAATAGAAAAAGTACCACCTACTGCAGGAACTCAAATAGTTAATAATGATCAACCGATACAACATCAACAACCTGTTGTTGTCAGCAATATAAATGCttctaatattcaaattatcaGTGGAGTTCAAGCAAGAGTACAACAATATAAATGTGCCATGCAG ATGCAACCTGGTGGTATGGCAGCTGCTGTTGTGGAAGCAACAGCAGAGACACATTATAGTTATCAACAACAGACTTCACAGCAATTATCACCTCAATCAAATGAAGCACAAAATCAAATTACAGAACAACATAGTCCGACCTCACAAATTCAACAAGTCCAAAATCAGATACAGAATCATGgtcaaataaatcaacaaatacAATCGCAAAGACAAATTCCTCAACAGATGAATCAATCGGCTCCAATTCCCCAGCAACAGAATCAAACGCAGGTTGGtcaacaacaacagcaaaaTCAATCACAGATAACGCAACAAATCCAACAGTTACAAAGACAGCAAAGAGAATTTGAGAAACAACATAGGCAGCTCcaacaaattgaaaaacaacAAGTACAGATTAATACACCGCAAGAATTTTCTATTAAGCAAGAACCTCAAGGGCAAGTTGtacatcaaaataataatattattctaaagaCGGAACCTGACGCTAAACAAAATCAGCCAATCATTCAAAAAGTGCAATCTGAGACACAAAAGGATGAAAATAATGCACAAAATGTACAAACATTCACAACTGTACATTCTGCACctgaagtatttttaaatttaggaTTTAAAGACCCCCCACTGGTTACACAAACCGTTCGGGAAGATTCAAAAGATTATAAAGCAGATGATGCAATATCTCGTAATTCAATTGGACAAATTTCAGAGTTTTTAAGAATCAAATCAGGGCCTGAACCTACATCATTAATCACTGTGAATCCCCAAGCTATTACTCAGACTAATACTAGGGACACTTCTTGCAAAGATTGTGGCAAAACTTTCTCTTCCATGAATCAGCTAAACAGTCATAGTTGCTCTGGTTCATCATTCAATTCAAGGTCTAGTTTACTTCAAACCCTTTTAACCGATGCCACTGATAGTGGAATCAAAGAGGAACCTTtacaaactaataataattcttttagttGTGATGTGTGTGGCAAGCCGTTCAAACGGAGAGAGCATCTTTATCAGCATCGAAAATTGCATACTGGTGAACGCCCATTTGTGTGTACCACATGTGCAAAGGCATTTAGTCGTAAAGAACATTTAGTTAGACACTCTGTATCTCATACAGGTGAAAAAATGCACGAGTGTGAAATGTGTGGTAAAAGCTTCTCTCGGAAGGACAATCTGCATAAACATCGTAAAACACATGGTGTATCAGGTCCATACATTTGTGAAACTTGTGGAAAATCGTTTGTAGTTaagcattattatttaatgcaCTTAACAACTCATGCATCGTCTACTGGAGATGGTGCAAATTGTCAGGATCCTTTACCCTATAAGTGTGACCTTTGTCATAAGGCATTTTCTGTAAAACAATATCTCACCACTCATAAACTTAGGCATAGATCAAAAAACAGTAACAATTCTGGTCAAAATTCTGTAAATGgccaacaacaacagcagcagcagcagcaacagcagcagcaacagcagcaacagcagcagcagcagcaacaacaacaacaacaacaacaacaacaacaagctAATACTACAAATAATGTAAACATAGTAGGTAATAATGTTACTAATACTGGAACTTTAAATGATAACAATGGACATTCTGATAATGGATCAACAGTTGAAATTCAAAGTGTTATAGAAAAAACTGAAGAACCAAATGGTTCCTTTGATAACCCTTACCATAATAATATACAAGAGTTTCAATGA
- the LOC116424327 gene encoding uncharacterized protein LOC116424327 isoform X2 has translation MSVYRRVNYYELCRLCTSSEGNKMNIFREEGRRRQLQSKIQTCLPIQVLEEDSLPKIVCHECIKKLENFIEFRETVVSAEGMLESYFTSLRYSEDFLKEGKVYVKSTEKDRPTTPENEMLKSIEKVPPTAGTQIVNNDQPIQHQQPVVVSNINASNIQIISGVQARVQQYKCAMQMQPGGMAAAVVEATAETHYSYQQQTSQQLSPQSNEAQNQITEQHSPTSQIQQVQNQIQNHGQINQQIQSQRQIPQQMNQSAPIPQQQNQTQVGQQQQQNQSQITQQIQQLQRQQREFEKQHRQLQQIEKQQVQINTPQEFSIKQEPQGQVVHQNNNIILKTEPDAKQNQPIIQKVQSETQKDENNAQNVQTFTTVHSAPEVFLNLGFKDPPLVTQTVREDSKDYKADDAISRNSIGQISEFLRIKSGPEPTSLITVNPQAITQTNTRDTSCKDCGKTFSSMNQLNSHSCSGSSFNSSCDVCGKPFKRREHLYQHRKLHTGERPFVCTTCAKAFSRKEHLVRHSVSHTGEKMHECEMCGKSFSRKDNLHKHRKTHGVSGPYICETCGKSFVVKHYYLMHLTTHASSTGDGANCQDPLPYKCDLCHKAFSVKQYLTTHKLRHRSKNSNNSGQNSVNGQQQQQQQQQQQQQQQQQQQQQQQQQQQQQQQQANTTNNVNIVGNNVTNTGTLNDNNGHSDNGSTVEIQSVIEKTEEPNGSFDNPYHNNIQEFQ, from the exons GGAGAATTTCATTGAGTTTAGAGAAACTGTTGTCAGTGCAGAGGGTATGCTAGAATCATACTTCACTTCATTACGATATTCTGAAGATTTTCTAAAAGAAGGTAAAGTTTATGTGAAAAGTACAGAGAAGGATAGACCAACAACACcagaaaatgaaatgttaaagtCAATAGAAAAAGTACCACCTACTGCAGGAACTCAAATAGTTAATAATGATCAACCGATACAACATCAACAACCTGTTGTTGTCAGCAATATAAATGCttctaatattcaaattatcaGTGGAGTTCAAGCAAGAGTACAACAATATAAATGTGCCATGCAG ATGCAACCTGGTGGTATGGCAGCTGCTGTTGTGGAAGCAACAGCAGAGACACATTATAGTTATCAACAACAGACTTCACAGCAATTATCACCTCAATCAAATGAAGCACAAAATCAAATTACAGAACAACATAGTCCGACCTCACAAATTCAACAAGTCCAAAATCAGATACAGAATCATGgtcaaataaatcaacaaatacAATCGCAAAGACAAATTCCTCAACAGATGAATCAATCGGCTCCAATTCCCCAGCAACAGAATCAAACGCAGGTTGGtcaacaacaacagcaaaaTCAATCACAGATAACGCAACAAATCCAACAGTTACAAAGACAGCAAAGAGAATTTGAGAAACAACATAGGCAGCTCcaacaaattgaaaaacaacAAGTACAGATTAATACACCGCAAGAATTTTCTATTAAGCAAGAACCTCAAGGGCAAGTTGtacatcaaaataataatattattctaaagaCGGAACCTGACGCTAAACAAAATCAGCCAATCATTCAAAAAGTGCAATCTGAGACACAAAAGGATGAAAATAATGCACAAAATGTACAAACATTCACAACTGTACATTCTGCACctgaagtatttttaaatttaggaTTTAAAGACCCCCCACTGGTTACACAAACCGTTCGGGAAGATTCAAAAGATTATAAAGCAGATGATGCAATATCTCGTAATTCAATTGGACAAATTTCAGAGTTTTTAAGAATCAAATCAGGGCCTGAACCTACATCATTAATCACTGTGAATCCCCAAGCTATTACTCAGACTAATACTAGGGACACTTCTTGCAAAGATTGTGGCAAAACTTTCTCTTCCATGAATCAGCTAAACAGTCATAGTTGCTCTGGTTCATCATTCAATTCAAG ttGTGATGTGTGTGGCAAGCCGTTCAAACGGAGAGAGCATCTTTATCAGCATCGAAAATTGCATACTGGTGAACGCCCATTTGTGTGTACCACATGTGCAAAGGCATTTAGTCGTAAAGAACATTTAGTTAGACACTCTGTATCTCATACAGGTGAAAAAATGCACGAGTGTGAAATGTGTGGTAAAAGCTTCTCTCGGAAGGACAATCTGCATAAACATCGTAAAACACATGGTGTATCAGGTCCATACATTTGTGAAACTTGTGGAAAATCGTTTGTAGTTaagcattattatttaatgcaCTTAACAACTCATGCATCGTCTACTGGAGATGGTGCAAATTGTCAGGATCCTTTACCCTATAAGTGTGACCTTTGTCATAAGGCATTTTCTGTAAAACAATATCTCACCACTCATAAACTTAGGCATAGATCAAAAAACAGTAACAATTCTGGTCAAAATTCTGTAAATGgccaacaacaacagcagcagcagcagcaacagcagcagcaacagcagcaacagcagcagcagcagcaacaacaacaacaacaacaacaacaacaacaagctAATACTACAAATAATGTAAACATAGTAGGTAATAATGTTACTAATACTGGAACTTTAAATGATAACAATGGACATTCTGATAATGGATCAACAGTTGAAATTCAAAGTGTTATAGAAAAAACTGAAGAACCAAATGGTTCCTTTGATAACCCTTACCATAATAATATACAAGAGTTTCAATGA